A genomic region of Candidatus Falkowbacteria bacterium contains the following coding sequences:
- a CDS encoding acyltransferase yields the protein MSNQNSTLNQAISSASPFLKGLAIIGIILHHYYRGLYGITQNVQWIYSQNFLETFLKSFFSGLSEAFIASFYYLGYMGVSIFFVLSGWGLAMSALKRGPEKFALSGYFKSRAQKIFPLFLASLFFFGLLFYGQGGKGLADELLGSLAKLLLLTNYSPSAIFTINPSYWFLGTIAILYILFPIIFLATLKSPKITLLTTISIAYLATIAIQLSPLQQWHPFFAMGGFPLAKIGEFSLGVFAAIIINEQKTDSASFFKDYKYTVIAILLLLLGLYSFSNPFAYPLHPILMVIPIIFFSIKTFRFANFWPKLLKPITYAGLYSYSAFLLHRPFVDAWVNINDQNSAPIFYGLLFLLASVVLPSLFEITCNKTTTPLLSSGIGKAFDHFSHKNHF from the coding sequence ATGAGCAATCAAAACTCGACCCTCAATCAAGCCATCAGCAGCGCATCCCCCTTCTTGAAAGGCCTGGCCATAATCGGCATCATCCTTCATCACTACTACCGCGGCCTTTACGGCATCACCCAGAATGTCCAGTGGATTTATTCGCAAAATTTTCTTGAAACTTTTTTGAAGAGCTTCTTCTCTGGCCTATCCGAGGCATTCATCGCCTCTTTCTACTACCTCGGCTACATGGGGGTGAGCATTTTCTTCGTTTTGAGCGGCTGGGGACTGGCCATGTCCGCCCTGAAAAGAGGGCCTGAAAAATTCGCCTTATCCGGATATTTTAAAAGCCGGGCCCAAAAGATTTTCCCTCTTTTCCTGGCTAGCTTGTTTTTTTTCGGACTTCTGTTTTACGGCCAAGGGGGCAAAGGGCTTGCTGACGAGCTTCTTGGTTCCCTGGCAAAGCTTCTACTCCTGACAAACTACTCCCCCTCGGCGATATTTACAATCAATCCTTCTTATTGGTTCCTGGGGACAATTGCAATATTGTACATACTTTTCCCGATCATTTTTTTGGCGACCCTTAAAAGCCCTAAAATCACCCTGCTCACAACCATATCAATCGCTTACCTGGCAACCATTGCCATCCAACTATCCCCCTTGCAGCAATGGCACCCCTTTTTCGCCATGGGAGGTTTTCCCTTGGCTAAAATAGGCGAGTTCTCCCTCGGAGTGTTCGCTGCCATAATCATCAATGAACAAAAAACTGATTCAGCTTCATTTTTTAAGGACTACAAATACACCGTCATCGCCATTCTTCTGCTACTTCTGGGGCTGTATTCTTTCAGCAATCCATTTGCCTATCCGTTGCATCCGATCTTGATGGTTATCCCAATCATCTTCTTCTCCATAAAAACCTTTCGTTTTGCCAATTTCTGGCCAAAATTACTGAAACCGATAACTTATGCCGGGCTTTACAGCTACTCTGCTTTCCTGTTGCACCGCCCGTTTGTCGATGCCTGGGTCAATATCAACGATCAAAACTCAGCCCCTATTTTTTACGGCCTGCTTTTTCTGCTTGCATCGGTAGTTTTGCCCTCATTATTCGAAATAACTTGCAACAAAACCACAACTCCGCTTTTGAGCTCCGGAATCGGCAAAGCTTTTGATCATTTTTCCCATAAAAATCATTTCTAG
- a CDS encoding translation initiation factor IF-2, which yields MNVSELARILKLTPQELRDKLPQLGFHIGQKAIKIDHRIANKIINQWPTLSKKLATPQSFKDRQSARENQVPTVKKVVSLPSFITVRDFAALANLPVNKVLGELMKNGIFASLNERIDFETAAVVGTDLGLEIKADADTSETTEQEVSKLTTIIQKEKSEDMLERAPVIVVMGHVDHGKTKLLDAIRSTDVVAGEAGGITQHIGAYQVTRKNQRLTFIDTPGHEAFTAMRSRGAKIADIAILVVAADDGVKPQTIEAFRIIEAAKLPFIVAINKIDKPEANLDKTKQELSGQLGIVPEDWGGKTVCVPISAREGTGIEDLLDMILLTAEVEQSNIKANPQAPAVGTIIDSRIDKGEGPVATVLIQNGTLKIADQLLFDGKVFGKVRALKNYRGESIDEAGPSTPVKIIGLKVAPLVGDILETGEGEKVKFKNIKTGLNKPESAVASQADDSGAKKINLIIKSDVLGSAEAIEESLEKIGNQDIKVKIINKGLGNIGEGDVVRADAAKAQIVGFHVKAAPQAEDLAREKGVSIKLYQIIYDLIDDVKQQMQDLLEPEIRRVELGKLHVKAIFRSDANEQIFGGKVVAGKIEKDSLIEIERGGLIIGQGKITELQSGKQTVSSVEVGEECGIKYQGDSVKENDILYFYKEEKIAKKL from the coding sequence ATGAATGTCAGCGAACTAGCCCGCATACTAAAACTAACCCCTCAAGAATTGCGCGACAAATTGCCGCAACTCGGTTTTCATATTGGCCAAAAAGCCATCAAAATCGACCACCGCATCGCCAATAAAATCATTAACCAATGGCCAACTTTAAGCAAAAAGTTGGCAACTCCACAATCTTTCAAAGATAGGCAATCTGCCAGGGAAAACCAAGTGCCTACGGTCAAAAAGGTAGTTTCTCTTCCAAGCTTCATAACGGTCAGGGATTTTGCAGCCCTGGCCAACTTACCGGTCAATAAAGTCCTTGGCGAGCTGATGAAAAACGGCATTTTCGCTTCTTTGAACGAAAGGATCGATTTTGAAACAGCAGCCGTTGTCGGAACCGACCTCGGACTTGAAATCAAGGCCGATGCCGACACTTCGGAAACGACTGAACAGGAAGTCAGCAAGCTGACAACCATCATCCAAAAAGAAAAAAGCGAGGACATGCTAGAACGGGCTCCGGTCATCGTTGTTATGGGCCATGTCGACCACGGCAAGACCAAGCTTCTGGATGCCATCCGCTCGACGGATGTAGTGGCCGGTGAGGCTGGCGGCATCACACAGCATATCGGTGCCTACCAAGTCACTCGCAAAAATCAGCGCTTAACCTTTATCGATACCCCCGGACACGAAGCCTTTACGGCCATGCGTAGCCGTGGCGCCAAAATCGCCGATATCGCCATCTTGGTCGTAGCGGCCGACGACGGCGTCAAGCCGCAAACGATCGAAGCTTTCCGCATCATCGAAGCGGCCAAACTGCCCTTCATCGTGGCGATCAACAAGATTGATAAGCCCGAGGCCAATCTGGACAAGACCAAGCAAGAGCTTTCCGGACAGCTCGGCATCGTCCCTGAAGACTGGGGCGGCAAAACCGTTTGCGTCCCTATCTCCGCACGCGAAGGCACGGGCATCGAAGACCTTTTAGACATGATTCTTCTTACTGCTGAAGTCGAGCAATCAAATATCAAAGCCAACCCTCAGGCTCCGGCCGTCGGCACCATCATTGACTCACGCATCGACAAAGGCGAAGGCCCGGTCGCGACAGTCCTGATACAGAACGGCACCCTGAAAATCGCCGACCAACTCCTGTTTGACGGAAAAGTTTTCGGCAAAGTCCGAGCCCTGAAGAACTACCGCGGCGAAAGCATCGATGAGGCCGGACCCTCTACTCCGGTCAAAATCATCGGTCTGAAAGTTGCCCCCCTAGTCGGAGACATCCTGGAAACCGGAGAGGGCGAAAAGGTCAAATTTAAGAACATCAAAACCGGCCTGAATAAGCCCGAAAGCGCTGTTGCCTCCCAAGCCGACGATTCAGGCGCCAAAAAGATAAACCTCATCATCAAAAGCGATGTGCTTGGATCAGCAGAAGCTATCGAAGAATCCCTAGAAAAAATCGGCAACCAGGACATCAAGGTAAAAATAATCAATAAGGGTCTAGGCAATATCGGCGAAGGCGATGTCGTCAGGGCCGATGCGGCGAAGGCCCAGATCGTCGGCTTCCACGTCAAAGCTGCTCCGCAAGCCGAGGACTTGGCACGCGAAAAAGGCGTATCGATCAAGCTTTACCAGATCATTTACGATTTGATCGATGACGTTAAACAGCAGATGCAAGACCTGCTTGAGCCGGAAATCCGTCGCGTCGAGCTAGGCAAGCTCCACGTGAAAGCCATTTTCCGCTCGGACGCCAACGAACAGATTTTCGGAGGCAAAGTCGTAGCTGGCAAGATAGAGAAGGACAGCTTGATTGAAATCGAACGTGGCGGATTGATTATCGGGCAAGGCAAGATTACCGAACTCCAATCCGGCAAGCAGACAGTGAGCTCGGTCGAAGTGGGCGAGGAGTGCGGCATCAAATACCAGGGCGACTCGGTCAAGGAAAATGATATACTCTACTTCTACAAAGAAGAAAAGATTGCCAAAAAATTATAG
- a CDS encoding ribosome-binding factor A, producing the protein MHKTEQINDLLRFELAKLIEEHVNLDGALITISFVDCSPDLRYARISVSVLPEKFFGSAIAELRKHSGSFSKYLRKHTRLRQIPKLVWAVDDTEVKAAEIDEILKTINQQQQ; encoded by the coding sequence ATGCATAAGACTGAACAAATAAACGACCTGCTTCGTTTCGAGCTTGCCAAGCTGATCGAAGAGCATGTCAATCTCGACGGCGCTTTGATAACCATTTCTTTCGTAGACTGCTCGCCCGACTTACGCTACGCCCGCATATCCGTATCTGTCCTACCGGAAAAGTTCTTCGGCTCAGCCATAGCGGAACTCCGAAAGCACAGCGGCTCATTCAGCAAATATCTGCGCAAGCATACCCGGCTGCGCCAGATCCCGAAGCTGGTCTGGGCCGTAGACGACACCGAAGTCAAGGCAGCTGAAATCGATGAGATTCTCAAAACGATAAACCAGCAACAACAATAA